Proteins co-encoded in one Cytophaga hutchinsonii ATCC 33406 genomic window:
- a CDS encoding translation initiation factor, with translation MAKKEHKGRSGVVYSTSEEFNYSYEGETEPETLPADKQKLKVLLDSKGRAGKTVTVVSGFVGQTADLEDLGKKLKNKLGVGGSVKDGEVLIQGDFRARLVPLLNEMGYKVK, from the coding sequence ATGGCAAAAAAGGAGCACAAAGGCAGGTCCGGGGTGGTATATTCAACCAGTGAGGAGTTCAATTATTCGTACGAAGGGGAGACCGAACCGGAAACCTTACCAGCGGATAAGCAGAAGTTAAAAGTTTTGTTAGACAGCAAAGGCCGGGCAGGCAAAACCGTTACGGTTGTTTCCGGATTTGTTGGCCAAACGGCTGATCTGGAAGATCTAGGCAAAAAATTGAAAAATAAGCTGGGCGTAGGTGGTTCTGTAAAAGATGGTGAAGTGCTGATTCAGGGCGATTTCAGAGCACGGCTGGTGCCTTTATTGAATGAGATGGGATATAAGGTAAAGTAA